In Candidatus Wallbacteria bacterium, the sequence CCCCTCCAGAAATCGATTCCTTGCTCCTGAAGGGCAGATTCAGCACCAGTCTCTTGAGATAATTGGTTGAGATGGAGTTGCCGTAATAGATCTCAGGGTATGAATCGGACGGGGTGTTGAGGTTGTCACCGATGAGACTGAGGCCGTTACCGAAGCGGGAAAGGACCTGCTGATAGAAACCGTCGTATTTGAGAGAGCGGGTATTGGGCCAGGGGGTAAAATCAGGGTCTGATTTCAACACTGTTTCCAGGATCGAGGTGGAGTCGCAGCAGACCGCCAATACAGCATAGCCGTTCATCGGGTAATGCGCTGCCATCTGAATCGAGTTGAAGGCTTTCATCAGGTACCTTGCACCCTCCACCATGGTGATGAGTGACTGCAGCTTGTTATAGACATGGGTGATCTTGAATCCGCACCAGGACGAGTGGGCGTGTATGGCTGGCTTCCAGATTGTGCCCTGATGCAGAGTGTTGTCCATCGGGATGCCCATATACCATTTCACCAGGGCCAGAGGCTCGGTGCCGCCCTTCTTGTATATTGCGAGCAGGTGTTCGGCATGGTTTGAAGGCTGGGAGAAGCTGCCCGAAAGTGCTGTTGTCATCACAGTGGGTATTTCCACCTGGCAGTACGAACCGCCCTGGCTCACGCAGTAGCCGAGGAAGTCCACGCCCATCCTGGCTTCGAAACCTGTGATTTCCAGGTTCTGGCTCTTGTAGATAGCGCTGACCAGATCTTCAGGGGTCTGGAGAGTAGACCTTCTGCCGTCGATTGTCATTATGATCTCTGAGTATGTTCCGCTGGTGCCGTAGTTTGAAAGCTGGTTCAGAACCTGGGCGAGAGCCATGGAATTGGCGAGCACGCTGTCCTTGAATCCGATCACTTCATCAAGGGTTCCAATGCTGCGGCCATTGCTCTCATATTTGGAATTGAAGCTGGTTTTAGGCACGTTCTGAACCGGAGGGTTGTCTGAGATTTCCAGTCCGGACACTGTACCGATGCCGTCCTTCAGGAATGCGGGAACTGATTCCACATCCTGACCTCTGTAATGTGAGAAGGCGTAATCATGATAGAGTTTGAAGAGGGCTGGATTCACCACTATGGGCTTTTTCTTGTCTACTTTATCCAGAAAGGCGACTGCAGCTTCAGGGTTCGTGGATTTGAGGAACGCGATGGCGCTTTCCAGATATTTTTTGTATTCGGGTTTGCCGGCCTGGTCGAGGTAGGAACTGGCCTTATCTAAAAAATCAGGGGGAAGCATGGCGATCAGCTGTTTCTTGATGGATTCGGCCAGGAAGACCTTTTCGCCATGGTCGAGAGAACTGTAAACCTGGTCAAGGGATACAGAAGGAAGATTGCTGCAGGAAACGTTTTCCAGCAGGGCGATTTTCTCGCTGCTGTTAGCATGCAGTGTGAGAGCTGACAGGATTATCAGGAAGATCGTGAGAAATCGCTTCATTATACCCCCCGGTATTTTGTATTATTTCAATTGTATTTGGAATCGATCGGAATTCAAGGACTTTTTGCTTCAGGGAACTTATTTTGGTATTTTACTATCAGTTCTTTGGAGGCCTTATGACTAAAAGCAATAGATCGCAGAATCTCTCGGTCATGATCACTGACATCCAGGGATTCACTTCCCAGAGTTCCGCTTTTTCCCGTGATGAAGTGCTGGGATTGATCAGGCGGCATAGTCAACTCATGAAGCCTGTGATAAATTTTTACGGCGGCACGATCGTCAAGACAGTCGGCGACTCTTTTCTCTGCACTTTTCCATCAGCCACCGATGCTGTGGTCTGCGCCATCATCATCCAGCTTCTGTTGAAGGAATATAACCAGAAGCAGGTTGAGGACCGCAAGATCAGCCTGAGAGTGGTGATCAATTCCGGAGACATCAGCATCGAAGGTCATGACATTTTCGGTGATGCCGTCAACATCGCCTCACGCATGGAAGGACTGGACTGCTTCCCTGGCGGCACGATCGGGATCAGCGAAACTACCTATCTTCTGATGAACAGAAATGAAATCACTGCAACAAAGATCGGTCCTAAGGACCTGAAGGGGATTTCTAACCCTGTGACAGTATACATTGTGCCGATCGAACAGCAGCAGCTTGGAAAGCTTCCCAGCAATCTTCTGAGACTGGTTGAGGAAAATGTCGAAACTCCCCAGGGGGACTCGAAAATCAAGAAGTCTCTGGAGGAAATGTCTGTCAAGGTGGAAGGGTTTCTCAGGGAATCCGGTATTGGCGATAAAGCCAGGGATTTAGGCAGAACGATCTCCTCCAAAATGTCCGAGAAAAAGGAATTCAGCCTTCATTCAAAAGAAGCAGATCTTATGAAGAGGCTGAAATCATTCGGAATTGACATGGGGATTCTGCTGGTTGCATTAATCATCCTGAATACATTCTGGAGCGTATCCAGATGGATCGTATTTGGCAGGACTACAATACTTTACAAGCAATATATCAGCCTTTCACGGGCAGAGCAGGATGGATGGAGACCGGATTTTTCCAGCGGGAACAATATTTACCGCCGGAATGCCGGACTCTATGAAGGGATCATCGATTTTAATCTCAAATGTCCTTTTTTGATCTTATGGTTCTATTTTGCGCTGTTCTGGAAACTGAAATCAGCTACACCGGGCCAGGTTTTCAACGGGACTGCGGTAAGAACCCTGG encodes:
- a CDS encoding adenylate/guanylate cyclase domain-containing protein; translated protein: MTKSNRSQNLSVMITDIQGFTSQSSAFSRDEVLGLIRRHSQLMKPVINFYGGTIVKTVGDSFLCTFPSATDAVVCAIIIQLLLKEYNQKQVEDRKISLRVVINSGDISIEGHDIFGDAVNIASRMEGLDCFPGGTIGISETTYLLMNRNEITATKIGPKDLKGISNPVTVYIVPIEQQQLGKLPSNLLRLVEENVETPQGDSKIKKSLEEMSVKVEGFLRESGIGDKARDLGRTISSKMSEKKEFSLHSKEADLMKRLKSFGIDMGILLVALIILNTFWSVSRWIVFGRTTILYKQYISLSRAEQDGWRPDFSSGNNIYRRNAGLYEGIIDFNLKCPFLILWFYFALFWKLKSATPGQVFNGTAVRTLDGEELPWGIAFLRSAFFIFSILIFGIGAATFVLGGKKKTLYDSFCDTKVIELG